CTTACGCAAACATCATATTTTGGGATTTCTTCTTGAAAAATAGTTGTACAATTTGGTTTTGCAAAAATAGCTTCATCAATGCTCTTACCTACTTTTCTAGCATCAATATCAAAAGCTGCAACAACATCAATATCTGAAGGTGAATATCCTCCGATATCCCAATGCATCAATCCTATTGCATCATCAGGATTTTTTCCATCATAATAATGTATTCCTTGAATAAGGGAACTTGCACAATTCCCCATTCCCACAATTGCTATTTTAATTTTATTCACAATAACACCAGCCTATTTTAATTAACCATAAATATTAATATAGTTATTTTACCTTAATATAGTTTATAAAAGTATTTATTAAAGAGGAAAAATTATGAATCCATATGTTGAAATAATCCGCCCAGGAAATGTAATAATGGCAATAATAGCAGTTATTTTAGTAGCTATTCTTGCAAAAAGTGTTGATATTCCCATAATATTAGCCATGTTAGCTGTATTTTTTGCTATGAGTGCTGGAAATGTAATTAACGATTATTTTGACTATAAAATAGATTTAATCAACAAACCTCAAAGACCCATCCCTTCAGGAAGAATTTCACTTGACAATGCAAAAAACTATGCATATCTTTTATTTATTCTTGCGGCAATTGTTGGGTTTTTAATATCCTGTTTGGTAGACACATGGATTCCCTGCACAATAGTAATCTTTTCAGACATTATACTTTACCTCTATGCATATAAATTAAAATCCACACCACTAATAGGTAATTTAACTGTCGGATTCATGACAGGATTATGCTTTATATTTGCAGGATACACCTTTAATGAAGGATTGATAATTTATGAATCATATTTGCTTGCATTTTTCGCACTGATAATGACTACTGCCCGTGA
This genomic stretch from Methanobrevibacter smithii ATCC 35061 harbors:
- a CDS encoding UbiA family prenyltransferase — encoded protein: MNPYVEIIRPGNVIMAIIAVILVAILAKSVDIPIILAMLAVFFAMSAGNVINDYFDYKIDLINKPQRPIPSGRISLDNAKNYAYLLFILAAIVGFLISCLVDTWIPCTIVIFSDIILYLYAYKLKSTPLIGNLTVGFMTGLCFIFAGYTFNEGLIIYESYLLAFFALIMTTAREITKDIEDMEGDMAEGAKTFPILYGPKISAIIAISLIIIDCALCPLLYIYHIFNINYLIVVSIAVLIFLYGAVLLRNQDSKTANKVSKYLKTGMLIAFIAFAIGTFTITF